One genomic region from Evansella sp. LMS18 encodes:
- a CDS encoding NAD-dependent epimerase/dehydratase family protein yields MDKILVTGGAGFIGSHVVDLLVEQGKEVIVVDNMSTGSYENINKDVKLEETDITDNRGLNEVYNKHLGIAGVVHLAAQSKVGPSVDDPGNDANINIQGTINLLELCRKNNIKSFVYASSAAVYGHAEQLPITERAETNPLSPYGVSKLAGEEYVKAYGRLYGMDVFALRFANVFGPRQSPHTEAGVISIFIEQLLQGKRPVIFGDGKQTRDFIYVKDIAEAVVSCLTNKDKQASNNAVYNVSTCSETSIDHLLSNLCEIMEISNNPRFEEERPGDIKYSYLDNSKLKTDFNWEPRTSFKKGLEQTVNYYINKK; encoded by the coding sequence ATGGATAAAATATTAGTAACCGGAGGCGCTGGTTTTATTGGTTCCCATGTTGTTGACCTGCTTGTGGAACAGGGCAAAGAAGTTATCGTCGTTGATAATATGAGTACCGGAAGCTATGAGAACATAAATAAAGACGTGAAGCTCGAAGAAACGGATATTACTGATAACCGGGGATTAAATGAAGTATATAATAAGCATCTGGGGATTGCCGGTGTGGTTCACCTGGCTGCGCAAAGTAAAGTAGGACCTTCGGTAGATGACCCTGGAAATGATGCTAATATAAACATTCAGGGAACAATAAATTTGCTTGAGCTTTGCAGAAAGAATAATATAAAGTCTTTCGTTTATGCTTCCTCTGCAGCAGTATACGGGCATGCAGAGCAGCTTCCTATTACTGAAAGGGCAGAGACTAATCCACTCTCTCCATATGGAGTATCAAAACTTGCAGGGGAAGAGTATGTAAAAGCGTATGGCCGATTATATGGCATGGATGTCTTTGCGTTGAGATTTGCCAATGTATTCGGCCCGCGTCAAAGCCCGCATACAGAAGCGGGGGTTATCTCCATTTTCATCGAGCAGCTTCTTCAGGGAAAAAGACCGGTCATCTTTGGCGATGGAAAGCAGACAAGGGATTTTATTTATGTTAAAGATATTGCCGAGGCGGTTGTCAGCTGCTTAACTAACAAAGATAAACAAGCAAGTAATAATGCAGTTTATAATGTAAGTACCTGCAGCGAGACAAGTATTGACCACTTGCTTAGTAACCTCTGCGAGATAATGGAAATTAGTAATAACCCACGATTTGAGGAAGAGAGACCGGGTGATATAAAGTACAGTTACCTGGATAACAGCAAATTGAAAACCGACTTTAACTGGGAACCGCGGACCTCTTTCAAAAAAGGACTCGAGCAAACTGTTAATTATTACATTAATAAAAAGTAG
- a CDS encoding sugar transferase: protein MPSISELRNHKVIIILMDLLCILAAYIGAFYIRYSGFPERNWDSFVSLLPWILLIGLFFISVYELYALDRKNTLWDIVIKIVVAVTFMSFLTMSASYLFREFAMPRSVILIATVFTIVLMTGAKLLYLKLTRRNIVGKVLLIGDDENSQRMIAKIKHPMVKGTHIKHIQPNTSMDKIKHQIKQVDYVILCTSISKEMKSEIIYHSMEVNKVVYVIPTLYELLMQRSHVSPMEDTLVMSVKPFGLTWDQTLVKRVFDMVASGILILLASPILLLTALMVKFEDPKGSIIYKQERFGKNNKPFTIYKFRSMIEGAESKTGPVLATENDARITKIGRFIRATRLDELPQLFNVLKGDMSLVGPRPERGYFIKQLSKQYYHYGYRNTVQPGITGYAQIMGKYSTEVDDKLRFDLYYIRNYSFWLDILILLKTFIVLFDKTKAEGTAEKNKPASVAKKKRQSVSMNAK from the coding sequence ATGCCCAGCATCAGTGAATTAAGAAACCATAAAGTTATAATCATCCTTATGGATCTGCTGTGTATTCTGGCGGCCTATATAGGGGCTTTCTATATACGATACAGCGGTTTTCCGGAGAGAAACTGGGATTCCTTTGTGTCATTGCTGCCATGGATTCTTCTTATAGGGCTGTTCTTTATTTCCGTTTATGAGCTTTACGCCCTGGACAGAAAAAATACACTGTGGGACATAGTGATAAAAATTGTAGTAGCTGTTACATTTATGTCATTTTTAACTATGTCGGCTTCCTATTTATTCAGAGAATTTGCTATGCCCCGTTCTGTTATTTTAATAGCGACTGTGTTCACTATCGTATTGATGACAGGAGCGAAATTGCTATATTTAAAGCTTACAAGGAGAAATATAGTAGGCAAAGTTTTATTAATCGGAGATGACGAAAACTCCCAGCGAATGATCGCTAAAATTAAGCATCCGATGGTGAAAGGCACTCATATTAAGCATATACAGCCGAATACTTCTATGGATAAGATTAAGCACCAGATTAAACAGGTAGATTATGTCATTCTTTGTACCAGCATCAGTAAAGAAATGAAGTCGGAAATTATCTATCATTCTATGGAAGTGAATAAAGTAGTTTATGTTATCCCTACTCTATACGAGCTTTTGATGCAGCGTTCACATGTAAGTCCGATGGAAGACACGCTTGTTATGTCTGTAAAGCCGTTTGGGCTTACCTGGGACCAGACACTTGTTAAGAGAGTATTCGATATGGTGGCTTCCGGAATTCTTATCCTTTTAGCTTCTCCTATACTGTTGCTTACAGCATTGATGGTGAAATTTGAGGATCCTAAAGGAAGTATCATTTATAAGCAGGAAAGGTTCGGAAAGAACAATAAACCGTTCACTATTTACAAATTCCGTTCCATGATAGAAGGTGCTGAAAGCAAAACTGGTCCGGTCCTGGCGACAGAGAATGACGCGAGGATAACGAAAATAGGCAGATTCATCAGGGCTACAAGACTCGATGAACTTCCTCAGTTGTTTAATGTTTTAAAAGGCGACATGTCACTTGTAGGTCCTAGGCCGGAACGTGGCTATTTCATCAAGCAGCTGTCTAAGCAATACTACCATTATGGATACCGCAATACTGTGCAGCCTGGCATTACAGGTTATGCGCAAATAATGGGGAAATACAGCACTGAAGTAGATGACAAACTCCGTTTTGACTTATACTACATCAGGAACTATAGTTTCTGGCTGGATATTCTTATTTTGCTGAAAACATTTATCGTTTTATTTGATAAGACGAAAGCGGAAGGTACTGCAGAGAAGAACAAGCCTGCTTCTGTGGCGAAAAAGAAAAGACAAAGTGTATCCATGAATGCTAAATAA
- a CDS encoding CotH kinase family protein: protein MKLRNSRFILIIIIPLLLISWAAAYWAAPGPIINDENLEAAIREEINYERGEIRPNQLADIEELTIRDAGIVDLDGIEHLTSLVSLDLRDNFITDISLLSDLTDLRELNLRGNRIRNIDALANLTSLTDLNLRENEIMDISPLENMHMLEDLNLRHNQISDLEPLRNLRSLTERLYIEGNPVTDLTPVLDIADEIVETDFYPDTGFDQDTSSAPEVYPVFSHAGGFYDEEFNLEIQATVEDAAIYYTLDGSEPDPENNGENTYLYEEPITIGERSLNELSLSYIPSNNIEEGSRSWNEPVELIDQVTVVRAVMINHNESASNVATSTYFTDNLPSLPVISLSTNPGNFFGEEEGIYVPGVNYNSDGNAPDASGNYYERGREWERPVHIEYFETNGQLAFAQDAGVRIHGNFTRRFPQKSLRLYSRSDYGESRFSYPFFESKEMDDFNRLLLRNSGNDWGMTMFRDAAMQSLVHHLDLDTQHYQPAVVYLNGEYWGIHNIRDRHDKHYLETHYGADRDDFTILSANAELDDGSPDGQEDYISMLEYIEENGLEEEEHYEHIKTLMDVDNFIEYYVAQIYNANTDWPHNNISYWRYENSFNEESLPDKLDGRWRWFLFDVDRSLGYVEYDHNTIEMVTDRFNHVREEEEWPNFLFRELLKNDQFKQKFLTALADHMNTTFSPERVINVIDELAEGIEPEMENHINRWGIPESMNEWEENVEIMREFALNRPEAIREYTQEHFNLGGMATLTIYSNSERGTVKVNSIIIDEDTPGITDPNEWTGEYFTGVPVTLTAEPADGYEFAGWSGKLIESSDTRELLLNEDLAVEVIFDKLD, encoded by the coding sequence ATGAAACTCAGAAACTCTAGATTCATTTTGATCATCATAATACCACTCTTACTTATTAGCTGGGCTGCCGCATACTGGGCTGCACCCGGGCCGATAATTAACGACGAAAACCTGGAAGCGGCCATAAGAGAAGAAATAAATTACGAAAGAGGCGAAATACGCCCTAACCAGCTTGCAGACATTGAAGAACTGACGATACGGGATGCCGGAATCGTTGACCTGGACGGCATCGAACATCTTACTTCACTCGTTTCCCTTGATTTAAGAGACAACTTTATTACTGATATCAGTTTATTAAGTGACTTGACCGATTTAAGAGAACTTAACCTGCGGGGAAATCGAATCCGGAATATTGATGCCTTGGCAAATCTCACATCATTGACTGATTTAAATCTTAGGGAAAACGAAATAATGGATATTTCACCTTTGGAAAATATGCACATGCTTGAGGACCTGAACTTGCGGCATAACCAAATATCGGACCTGGAACCTTTAAGAAACCTCAGAAGCTTGACGGAACGCCTCTATATAGAAGGAAACCCAGTTACAGACTTGACCCCCGTGCTTGATATTGCAGACGAAATTGTGGAGACAGACTTTTATCCGGACACAGGATTTGACCAGGATACATCCTCAGCCCCGGAAGTCTATCCTGTTTTTTCTCATGCCGGAGGGTTTTACGATGAGGAATTCAATCTCGAAATACAGGCAACTGTAGAGGATGCGGCAATTTATTACACTCTCGATGGCTCAGAACCTGATCCAGAAAACAACGGGGAAAATACTTACCTTTATGAGGAACCTATTACAATTGGGGAGAGAAGCCTGAATGAGCTGTCCCTCTCATACATTCCGTCAAATAATATTGAAGAGGGCAGCCGATCATGGAATGAGCCAGTTGAGCTAATTGACCAGGTCACTGTAGTCAGAGCAGTTATGATAAATCATAATGAATCTGCAAGCAATGTCGCAACAAGTACTTATTTTACCGATAACCTCCCCTCATTACCTGTTATTTCTCTGTCCACCAACCCAGGTAACTTTTTCGGTGAGGAAGAAGGAATTTATGTGCCTGGAGTGAATTACAATTCAGATGGAAATGCACCTGATGCTTCTGGTAATTATTATGAAAGAGGAAGAGAATGGGAACGGCCGGTCCATATTGAATATTTTGAAACGAATGGCCAGCTTGCTTTTGCTCAAGATGCAGGTGTCAGAATACATGGGAACTTTACAAGAAGATTCCCACAAAAATCCCTTCGTTTATATTCAAGAAGCGATTATGGGGAAAGCAGGTTCAGCTATCCGTTTTTCGAGTCAAAAGAGATGGACGATTTTAACCGGCTACTGTTAAGGAACTCCGGGAACGACTGGGGAATGACGATGTTCAGGGATGCTGCCATGCAAAGTCTGGTACATCATCTGGACCTTGATACGCAGCATTATCAGCCAGCAGTTGTTTATTTGAATGGAGAATACTGGGGCATCCACAATATACGTGACCGACATGATAAACACTACTTAGAAACACATTATGGTGCAGACAGAGATGATTTCACCATTTTAAGTGCAAATGCAGAACTGGATGACGGCTCGCCTGATGGCCAGGAAGATTACATCTCGATGCTTGAGTACATTGAAGAAAACGGCTTAGAGGAAGAGGAACACTATGAGCATATAAAAACGTTGATGGATGTTGATAACTTTATTGAGTATTATGTGGCACAAATATATAATGCTAACACCGACTGGCCGCATAATAATATCAGTTACTGGAGATATGAAAATTCTTTTAATGAGGAAAGTCTGCCAGATAAACTGGACGGCCGCTGGCGCTGGTTTTTATTTGACGTAGATCGGTCGTTAGGATACGTAGAGTACGACCACAATACAATTGAAATGGTGACAGACCGCTTTAACCATGTAAGGGAAGAAGAAGAGTGGCCTAACTTCCTCTTCCGTGAGCTTTTGAAAAATGACCAGTTTAAGCAGAAGTTTCTTACAGCATTAGCGGACCATATGAATACTACTTTTTCGCCGGAAAGAGTCATTAATGTAATCGATGAGCTTGCTGAAGGAATTGAACCGGAGATGGAAAACCATATAAATAGATGGGGCATTCCTGAGAGTATGAATGAATGGGAAGAAAATGTGGAAATAATGCGTGAATTCGCGTTGAACAGACCTGAAGCTATCCGCGAGTACACGCAGGAACATTTTAACTTAGGTGGAATGGCCACATTAACAATTTACTCAAATTCTGAACGTGGAACAGTTAAGGTGAATTCTATTATAATTGATGAGGACACCCCTGGAATTACAGATCCTAATGAGTGGACGGGGGAATACTTTACAGGTGTTCCGGTAACATTGACTGCTGAACCCGCAGATGGCTATGAGTTTGCCGGGTGGTCCGGAAAGCTAATTGAAAGCTCTGACACTAGAGAATTGCTTTTAAATGAGGACCTAGCAGTAGAGGTAATTTTCGATAAATTAGATTAG
- a CDS encoding group II intron maturase-specific domain-containing protein has translation MQKMRTKIKDYTEPRHKLHKDIRDIVKGLNRKLQGFKNYYQISPMGKKWLNRIDWYVLTRLNLFNNKKRNRRNKHTKFKDTAEEVKYFLVKLAS, from the coding sequence ATGCAAAAGATGCGAACGAAAATCAAGGACTACACAGAACCACGGCATAAACTCCATAAGGACATTCGGGATATAGTAAAGGGATTGAACCGAAAGCTTCAAGGCTTCAAAAACTATTATCAGATATCACCAATGGGGAAGAAGTGGTTAAATCGCATCGACTGGTATGTATTAACTCGCCTTAATCTGTTTAATAACAAGAAAAGGAATAGACGAAATAAACATACGAAATTCAAAGATACTGCGGAAGAAGTTAAATACTTTTTAGTGAAATTGGCAAGTTAA
- a CDS encoding DUF4956 domain-containing protein has translation MDSLLEFFNQYDNTTRLTLVDGFLAVFLSFILTVIITQVYKLTYKGQRYSQSFVQTVIIMGVVVSLIMIVIGNNIAVAFGLVGAFSIIRFRSAMSDPKDIAFIFFGMAAGIACGLGFYLLAIIFTFSLCVLIYILYLFDYGKRESEPRVLKITVPENLQYDGMFDDLFDQYFLSYSLTRVQTTNLGTMISLEYEVEVKEGVKDKEVIDSVRERNSNLNVALNYASTGY, from the coding sequence ATGGACAGTTTGCTTGAGTTTTTTAATCAATATGACAATACAACACGGCTGACCCTGGTTGACGGATTTTTAGCCGTGTTTCTGAGCTTCATTTTAACTGTTATTATTACCCAGGTGTACAAGCTGACTTATAAGGGGCAGCGATATTCTCAGTCTTTTGTTCAGACCGTGATCATTATGGGTGTGGTTGTGTCGCTTATTATGATTGTGATTGGAAATAATATCGCGGTTGCTTTCGGGCTTGTTGGTGCGTTCTCGATTATTCGTTTCCGAAGCGCCATGAGTGACCCGAAAGATATTGCTTTCATTTTCTTTGGAATGGCAGCCGGGATTGCATGCGGACTAGGTTTTTATCTGCTGGCGATTATCTTTACTTTTTCATTGTGTGTACTGATTTATATTTTATATTTATTTGACTATGGGAAACGTGAGAGTGAACCACGCGTTCTGAAAATCACGGTACCGGAAAATCTTCAGTATGATGGTATGTTTGATGATTTGTTTGACCAGTATTTTCTAAGCTATTCCTTAACGAGAGTCCAGACAACGAACCTGGGCACAATGATTTCCCTAGAATATGAGGTGGAAGTAAAAGAAGGAGTTAAGGATAAAGAGGTCATCGACAGTGTAAGGGAGCGTAACTCTAATTTAAATGTTGCACTGAATTATGCGAGCACAGGTTATTAA
- a CDS encoding YheC/YheD family protein, translated as MYIGYMRKRSKPKKFAKLVAKAAKYHGIDLFHFGPEDVDIENRIINGKVLIDDEWESRQLPPPAFIDYSTFCNKYKEVVEFLKENSILSNKRLGSKYNIYKKIQEDGEFAHLIIPTIVTEDPSEVYDFLHKHKEIILKPKNGQRGEGIYKLSLKDGHYFLAVNKEEKTLSKQEADDFLNNEIKVKHYLYQKCIHSKSKSAEPFDVRIRLEKNGKGEWEVAIYLVRIGTGNKVVSNITQGGSASQLDPFLQANYGDDWKKIKRHIKEIARTFPYKLEKIFNTKLQALGVDVGIDSDHRVYFFEANTAPGLDFGMGEVAVLKAEYYNYVAKEVLGHKQGDKSGKPVITQVKQVLKDVSP; from the coding sequence ATGTATATAGGTTACATGCGAAAAAGAAGCAAACCAAAAAAGTTTGCGAAGCTTGTTGCAAAGGCTGCTAAATATCATGGGATTGATCTTTTTCATTTCGGTCCGGAAGATGTGGATATAGAAAATAGAATCATAAACGGGAAGGTTTTAATTGATGATGAATGGGAATCAAGACAGCTGCCGCCTCCCGCTTTTATAGACTACTCAACCTTCTGCAATAAATACAAGGAAGTAGTTGAATTTTTAAAGGAGAACAGTATTTTATCTAATAAACGATTAGGATCAAAGTATAATATATATAAAAAAATTCAGGAAGACGGGGAATTCGCTCACTTAATTATTCCTACCATAGTGACCGAAGACCCTTCAGAGGTTTATGACTTTCTGCATAAACATAAGGAAATTATCCTTAAACCTAAAAATGGCCAGCGAGGTGAAGGCATATATAAACTTTCTTTAAAAGACGGCCATTATTTTTTAGCTGTAAATAAGGAGGAAAAAACTCTTTCAAAACAAGAGGCAGATGATTTTTTAAACAATGAGATCAAGGTAAAGCATTATTTATATCAAAAGTGTATACATTCGAAATCGAAGTCAGCAGAACCCTTTGATGTACGGATTAGGCTGGAGAAGAACGGAAAAGGGGAATGGGAAGTTGCTATTTATCTTGTAAGAATCGGTACTGGAAATAAGGTAGTATCTAACATTACCCAGGGTGGCAGCGCCAGCCAGTTAGATCCATTTTTACAGGCTAATTATGGAGATGACTGGAAGAAAATAAAACGTCATATTAAGGAAATTGCCCGTACTTTTCCTTACAAATTAGAAAAGATATTTAATACGAAATTGCAAGCTTTGGGAGTTGATGTTGGAATTGACAGTGACCACAGAGTTTATTTCTTTGAAGCAAATACGGCCCCTGGCCTGGACTTCGGCATGGGAGAAGTCGCTGTTTTAAAAGCGGAGTATTATAACTATGTAGCCAAAGAAGTCCTTGGACACAAGCAGGGGGATAAATCCGGGAAACCTGTAATAACACAGGTAAAGCAGGTTTTAAAGGACGTTTCTCCATAA
- a CDS encoding polyphosphate polymerase domain-containing protein: protein MAGEIFSRYEIKYLIPFELYERLAERLKERMSYDKFGNGEGRYTITSLYFDSPNRDIYFETKNKKRYRQKLRLRIYNSATLQDNAYLEVKKKYKKRVNKRRTSINLAEAYRYINHKLAGEDVINISNRQIFNEIDSFRNLYDLKPDNIVSYDRQAFSGIEDEDLRVTFDYNLRCRKDDLRIENGPHGMHFVDPELVILEVKVNFSVPLWLSRLLAELGCEKKSVSKFCTTVELLEGEEFTEKHNIAVR from the coding sequence ATGGCAGGGGAAATCTTCAGCCGCTATGAGATAAAGTATTTAATACCTTTTGAATTGTATGAAAGACTTGCTGAGAGGCTGAAAGAGAGAATGTCCTATGATAAGTTTGGTAATGGGGAAGGCAGGTATACAATTACCAGCTTGTATTTTGATTCTCCCAACCGGGATATTTATTTTGAAACGAAAAATAAAAAGCGTTACCGCCAGAAGCTGCGCCTGAGAATCTATAATTCTGCCACTCTTCAGGATAACGCGTATTTAGAAGTAAAGAAAAAGTACAAAAAAAGAGTGAATAAGCGTCGTACAAGTATTAACCTTGCAGAGGCATATAGGTATATTAATCATAAATTGGCAGGCGAAGATGTCATTAACATATCAAACCGGCAGATTTTTAATGAAATAGACAGCTTCCGTAACTTGTATGATTTAAAGCCTGACAATATTGTCAGCTATGACAGGCAGGCTTTTTCAGGGATTGAGGATGAAGATTTAAGGGTGACGTTTGACTATAATTTAAGATGCAGGAAGGACGACCTGCGGATTGAAAATGGTCCTCATGGTATGCATTTCGTGGATCCTGAACTTGTTATCCTTGAGGTAAAGGTGAATTTCAGTGTTCCGCTCTGGTTATCCCGGCTCCTTGCAGAACTGGGCTGTGAAAAAAAGAGTGTCTCTAAGTTTTGTACGACCGTGGAACTCCTCGAAGGTGAAGAATTTACGGAGAAACATAATATAGCTGTTAGGTGA
- a CDS encoding transposase, translated as MMFKYLLLKTIHDLSGVDIVERSKYDMSFKYFLDMTSLILKNVRGAH; from the coding sequence ATGATGTTTAAATATTTATTATTGAAAACCATACACGACCTTTCTGGTGTAGATATTGTAGAGCGTTCAAAATATGATATGTCCTTTAAGTACTTTTTGGACATGACTTCTTTGATATTGAAAAATGTAAGAGGTGCCCATTGA